The segment TGCTTAACGCCGTCAACCATGCGGATGATCACTTCCGGACGACCAACACCCATTTCGAAGCCTTCGCGACGCATGGTTTCGATCAGTACGGACAAGTGCAGCTCACCACGGCCAGACACTTTGAACTTGTCAGCGGTGTCGCCTTCTTCAACGCGCAGAGCAACGTTGTACAGCAGTTCTTTGTCCAGACGCTCTTTGATGTTACGGCTGGTTACGAACTTGCCTTCACGGCCGCAGAACGGCGAGTCGTTAACCTGGAAGGTCATCGAAACGGTAGGTTCGTCAACGGTCAGCGGCTTCATCGCTTCAACATTCAGTGGGTCGCACAGAGTGTCGGAGATGAACAGCTGGTCGAAGCCGCTGATGCAGACGATGTCGCCGGCAGCTGCTTCGTCAACGTCGATACGGTGCAGACCGTGGTGACCCATCAGCTTCAGGATACGACCGTTACGGCGCTTGCCGTCGGCATCGATAGCCACAACCTGGGTGTTTGGCTTGACGCGACCACGAGCGATACGGCCAACGCCGATAATGCCCAGGAAGCTGTTGTAGTCCAGTGCCGAGATTTGCATCTGGAATGGACCGTCACGGTCAACTTTTGGAGCCGGTACGTTGTCGACGATCGACTGGTACAGCGGGGTCATGTCTTCAGCCATGTCGGTGTGGTCAAGACCAGCAATACCGTTCAGGGCCGAGGCGTAAACTACTTTGAAGTCCAGCTGTTCTTCGGTAGCACCCAGGTTGTCGAACAGGTCGAAGATCTGATCCAGAACCCAGTCCGGACGCGCGCCTGGACGGTCAACCTTGTTGATCACCACGATTGGACGCAGGCCGGCTTCGAAAGCCTTCTTGGTCACGAAACGGGTTTGCGGCATAGGGCCGTCTTGAGCGTCAACCAGCAGCAGAACGGAGTCAACCATCGACATTACGCGTTCAACTTCGCCGCCGAAGTCGGCGTGGCCCGGGGTGTCCACGATGTTGATGTGGTAGCCGTTCCAGTTAATAGCGGTGTTCTTGGCAAGAATGGTAATGCCGCGCTCTTTTTCCTGGTCGTTGGAGTCCATCACGCGCTCGTCGTTGAGCTCGTTGCGCTCCAGAGTGCCGGATTGACGCAAGAGTTTGTCTACCAGGGTAGTTTTACCGTGGTCAACGTGAGCAATGATGGCGATGTTACGTAGATTTTCGATCACTTGTGTATCTCGATCAGAGGATTCGGTGTGCTGACTGAGTCCAGGCAGCGATTAACAGTAGAGTCCGTGCAAGCCGTTACAGCTTGACGGTGGCGTCGGGGGGCCGGTGACGCAGGCCACAGGCATACAGCCCCGGGCTCTTAGCTCGGTCGATAAACGCGCACATTGGCATGTCCCTCACTGAGCAAATGGTGAGCATGCAGGCGACTCATCACGCCTTTGTCGCAATACAACAGGTACTGACGAGTGTCATCCAGTTCCTTGAAGCGGCTGTTCAGTGCATAGAACGGCAACGCTTGTACTTCGATGCCAGCCAGTTCCAGCGGTTGATCTTCCTGAGCATCCGGGTGACGGATGTCGATCACGATCTGGCCCGCCAGCACTTCGCTGACTTCTTCGACTTGCAAGTCCTGGCCCAATTCCTCGATCACTCGATCAATCGGCACCATTTTGGCCCGCTCAAGCGCTCGCTCGAGCACGGCCATATCGAACTGTTGTTCTTCGTACTCCACGCGGTTGCGTTTGGCGTGGGTCTTGGGGTTGACCGAAATCACCCCGCAATATTCAGGCATGTGCTTGGCAAAATCGGCCGTACCGATTTCAACCGCCTGATCAATGATGTCCTGCTTGTGGCTCGCAATCAGCGGACGCAACACCAGTTTGTCGGTAGCCGAGTCAATCAGCGACAAGTTGGGCAGCGTCTGGCTCGACACCTGGGAAATCGCTTCACCCGTCACCAGCACTTCAATTTCGAGACGTTCGGCAATACGGGTCGCAGCGCGCAACATCATACGCTTCAAAATGACGCCCATATGACTGTTATCGACTTTGCCGAGAATTTCGCCCAAAACTTCTTCGAACGGAACGCTGACAAACAGCACACGCTGGGAGCTGCCGTACTTCTTCCATATAAAGTGCGCGACTTCCATCACGCCCAGTTCATGGGCACGTCCGCCCAGATTGAAGAAGCAGAAGTGGCTCATCAGGCCGCGACGCATGATCTGGTAGGCCGCGACGGTGGAATCGAAACCGCCGGACATCAACACCAGGGTCTGTTCCAGAGAGCCCAGCGGGAAGCCGCCTATGCTGTCGTGCTGACTGTGAATCACAAACAACCGTTGGTCGCGAATTTCGAAGCGCACTTCAATTTCCGGCTTTTTCAGATCAATTCCGGCGGCACCGCACTCACGACGCAGCTTGCTGCCGACGTATTTCTCGATTTCCATCGAGGTAAATGGGTGCTTGCCACCGCGCTTGCAACGCACGGAAAAGATCTTGCCGGCCAGAGCATCGCCAAAGTGCAATTTGCACTTCTCAACGACGTCGTCGAAGTCGCCCAGCGGGTACTCGTCAACTTGCAGGAAATGCGCGATGCCCGGCATGCAGCTCAGGCGTTCGGTCATTTCTTTCAAGGCTTTAGGATCACTGACGCGCGTTTGCAGTTCGATGTTGTCCCACACGCCCGTCACCACCACAGCCGGGTCCAGATCGCGGAGCACAGCACGGATGTTTTTAGCCAATTGACGGACGAAACGCATCCGAACCGGACGGCTCTTGATAGTGATTTCGGGGAAGACTTTAACGATTAGTTTCATGAAAACAGCGCGCGAGCAGCCTGCCAAAAAAGGGGGGCGCGGATTATAGCGGAAATTGTTCAAGGTTTAACCAGTTATCGTACAAACGGTTTTCGACGCACCAAAATGGGACGTAAATGCCTTTAATCGCTTCATTTGAGTGCGATAAGTGCGCCTAATCGGTAGTCTTCGTCTCTAACCTGCTTGAGATTGGGGCATTAAACCCAAGTCGGGGCACTGGCATGCAATTTGCTCCCTTGTGAGGCAGGTTGCCTTGGCAGAGTATTCGCGCCGGCATCAACCACTTATTAAGGGCATTCCACTACCCGCCCTAAGCCACCCCGGAGGACACTATGTCGAAGTCGGTTCAACTCATCAAAGATCATGACGTCAAGTGGATTGATCTGCGCTTCACTGATACCAAAGGCACTCAGCACCACGTGACCATGCCGGCCCGTGATGCGCTGGATGAAAACTTCTTCACCGACGGCAAAATGTTCGACGGCTCCTCCATTGCTGGCTGGAAAGGCATCGAAGCGTCCGACATGATCCTGCTGCCAGACGACAGCACTGCCGTTCTGGACCCGTTCACCGAACAGCCTACGCTGATCCTGGTGTGCGACATCATCGAACCTTCGACCATGCAAGGCTATGACCGCGACCCACGCGCCATCGCTACTCGTGCCGAGGAATACCTGAAGTCCACCGGTATCGGCGACACCGTTTTCGTCGGCCCGGAGCCAGAGTTCTTCATTTTCGACCAAGTGAAGTTCAAGTCCGATATCTCCGGTTCCATGTTCAAGATCTACTCCGAACAAGGTTCGTGGATGTCCGACCAGGACGTGGAAGGCGGCAACAAAGGCCACCGTCCAGGCGTCAAAGGTGGCTACTTCCCAGTTCCGCCGTTCGACCATGACCACGAAATCCGTACCTCCATGTGCAACGCCATGGAAGAAATGGGCCTGGTTATCGAAGTACACCACCACGAAGTGGCAACTGCCGGCCAGAACGAAATCGGCGTGCAGTTCAACACTCTGGTGAAAAAGGCTGACGAAGTTCAGACCCTGAAATACTGCGTACACAACGTGGCAGACGCCTACGGCCGTACCGCTACTTTCATGCCTAAGCCTCTGTACGGCGACAACGGCTCGGGTATGCACGTTCACATGTCCATCTCCAAAGATGGCAAGAACACCTTCGCAGGCGAAGGCTATGCCGGCCTGTCCGACACCGCTCTGTACTTCATCGGCGGCATCATCAAGCACGGTAAGGCACTGAACGGCTTCACCAACCCGGCTACCAACTCCTACAAGCGTCTGGTACCAGGTTTCGAAGCTCCGGTAATGCTGGCCTACTCGGCTCGCAACCGTTCCGCATCGATCCGTATTCCTTACGTGTCCAGCCCTAAAGCTCGCCGTATCGAAGCACGTTTCCCGGATCCAGCGGCCAACCCGTACCTGTGCTTCGCTGCACTGATGATGGCTGGCCTGGACGGTATCCAGAACAAGACTCACCCTGGCGACGCAGCTGACAAAAACCTGTATGACCTGCCGCCTGAAGAGGCCAAAGAGATCCCACAAGTTTGCGGCAGCCTGAAAGAAGCCCTGGAAGAGCTGGACAAAGGTCGTGCGTTCCTGACCAAAGGCGGCGTTTTCAGCGACGACTTCATCGACGCTTACATCGCCCTGAAAAGCGAAGAAGAAATCCAGGTTCGTACCTTCGTACACCCACTGGAATACGAGCTGTACTACAGCTGCTAATCCCGTGACGCCCGCGCAAGCGGCGTGATTCGAAAAAGCCTCCTACGGGAGGCTTTTTTGTGGGCGACGTCTTACGCGAGCACAGGATCAGGGCCTCTGGATTCATGCCAGCACCTGACAGCCACCTTGATGAGTGATCGGTAGCTTTAGGCCACTCAAACCAACGGAGACTGACATGCACCCTTTCATGGCCCTCAAACCCCTGTTCCTGACTTGCGCCTGCCTGGTACTGCTGGGTTGTAAAAACACCCCCACAGAGGTCAAGGTCGAGCAGTTGCTCAAGGCTGACAAGTCCTGGGATGGGGCGGCTTATAGCTATCCGGACGCCAAGCCGGAATTCACCGTGGTCAAGATCACGCTCCCGGCCAACACCACGCTGAAATGGCACAGCCACCCCATGCCTAACCTCGCCTACCTGGTGTCCGGTGAACTGATGGTCGAAACCGAAGACGGCATCCACAAAACCACGCTCAAGCCTGGCCAGGTTCTGCCCGAGGTGGTCAACACCTCCCATCGAGGTATCAGCGGCAAGGCCCCCGTTGAACTGATCGTGTTCTATGCCGGTGCGCCTGGCATGGCACTGTCTCACTGACAACACCAAACCTGTAGCCGCTGGCCGCAGGACCTTGCGACGAACGCAGCCTTCGCCAGCGACGACACAATGACTGCCACAGACTCACCACCCTCAACGCGCCAATCAAGCATCCCCGGCTCATTTCAGAGCAACTGAATCCATTCATCAAAAATGCACTATATTGGTGCGACGATAGTTTGATTGTGCATTAGCCAGCCCAATTTGGTTCAAAAACACCTGCGCACCGCCCGGCTGCATTGCCTGAACGGGTTTCAGGCGCCTATTTCAGGCGTTTAATGCTTCTTTTCAGAGCCTTGGTTTGGTTTTTGCATTTTCATTGCACCAGCGCCTCACCCGCGCACGCAATCCGGGATCGGCCCATGACCATCAGTGACGCCCTGCACCGACTGTTACTCGACAACCTGACCACCGCCACGCTGTTACTGAATGCCGATCTGCGCCTTGAGTACATGAACCCGGCGGCAGAGATGCTGTTGGCAATCAGCGGTCAACGCAGTCACGGGCAATTCATCAGTGAGCTTTTTACAGAGTCCACCGAGGCCCTGCATTCGCTGCGCCAGGCAGTTGAGCAAGCGCATCCGTTTACCAAGCGCGAAGCCATGCTGACCTCGCTGACGGGCCAGACCCTCACGGTGGATTACGCCGTAACCCCCATCTTGAGCAATGGCGGCACGATGCTGCTGCTCGAAGTCCACCCCCGTGACCGCTTGCTGCGCATCACCAAAGAAGAAGCCCAGCTGTCCAAGCAGGAAACCAGCAAGATGCTGGTACGCGGCATGGCCCACGAGATCAAGAATCCCCTGGGCGGCATTCGTGGGGCTGCTCAGTTGCTGGCCCGTCAGTTACCGGACGAAAACCTGCGTGACTACACCAACGTGATCATCGAAGAAGCCGACCGCCTGCGTAACCTGGTCGACCGCATGCTGGGCTCCAACAAGCTGCCTTCGCTGTCCATGACCAATGTCCACGAAGTGCTGGAGCGGGTGTGCAGCCTGGTTGAGGCCGAAACACAGGGCAGCATCACATTGGTGCGCGACTATGACCCGAGCCTGCCCGACCTGCTGATCGACCGTGAACAAATGATCCAGGCCGTCCTCAACATCGTGCGCAACGCGATGCAAGCCATCGGCAGCCAAAACGAGCTGCGGCTGGGGCGTATCAGCCTGCGTACCCGCGCCATGCGCCAGTTCACCATTGGCCACGTGCGCCACCGACTGGTCACCAAAATCGAAATTATCGACAACGGGCCGGGCATTCCGGCCGAGCTGCAAGACACCCTGTTCTTCCCGATGGTCAGCGGGCGCCCAGACGGCACCGGGCTAGGCCTTTCCATCACGCAGAACATCATCAGTCAGCACCAGGGGTTGATCGAGTGTGAAAGCCACCCCGGCCACACACTCTTCTCGATCTTTCTACCACTGGAACAAGGAGCCGCATCGACATGAGCCGAAGTGAAACCGTGTGGATCGTCGACGACGACCGTTCTATCCGCTGGGTCCTGGAAAAAGCCTTGCAACAGGAAGGCATGACCACACAAAGTTTCGACAGCGCCGATGGGGTGATGAGCCGTCTGGCTCGCCAGCAGCCCGACGTCATTATTTCGGACATCCGCATGCCCGGCTCAAGCGGCCTGGACTTGCTGGCCAAGATTCGCGAACAGCACCCTCGCCTGCCCGTCATCATCATGACCGCTCATTCCGACCTGGACAGCGCAGTGGCCTCCTATCAAGGTGGCGCATTCGAATACCTGCCCAAGCCGTTTGACGTCGATGAAGCCGTGTCACTGGTCAAGCGTGCCAATCAGCACGCCCAGGAACAACAAGGCCTGGCCGCCCCCCCGGCACTGGCCAGAACACCTGAAATCATCGGCGAAGCGCCGGCGATGCAAGAGGTGTTTCGGGCCATTGGCCGCCTTAGCCATTCCAATATCACGGTTCTGATCAACGGCGAATCAGGCACAGGCAAGGAGCTGGTGGCCCACGCCCTGCACCGCCACAGCCCACGTGCCGCGTCGCCATTTATCGCGTTGAACATGGCCGCGATCCCCAAGGACCTGATGGAGTCCGAGCTCTTCGGCCACGAAAAAGGCGCCTTTACCGGAGCTGCAAACCTGCGCCGGGGTCGTTTTGAACAGGCCGATGGCGGGACTCTGTTCCTGGATGAAATCGGCGACATGCCTGCCGATACCCAAACCCGTCTGCTGCGGGTTCTGGCCGATGGCGAGTTCTACCGTGTTGGCGGACACACCCCGGTCAAGGTTGACGTGCGGATCATTGCCGCCACCCACCAGAACCTCGAAACCCTGGTCCAGGCCGGCAAGTTTCGCGAAGACCTATTCCACCGCCTGAACGTGATTCGCATCCACATCCCGCGCCTGTCGGACCGTCGCGAAGACATCCCGACCCTGGCCCGCCACTTCCTGAGCAGCGCCGCGCAAGAGCTGTCGGTAGAACCCAAGCTGCTGAAGGCCGAGACCGAGCAGTACCTCAAGAACCTGCCGTGGCCAGGCAACGTTCGCCAGCTTGAAAACACCTGTCGCTGGATCACGGTGATGGCTTCGGGTCGCGAAGTGCACATCAGCGACTTGCCGCCGGAGCTGCTGAACCTGCAGCAAGACACCTCTCCAGTCACCAACTGGGAGCAGGCGCTACGCCAGTGGGCGGATCAGGCACTGGGCCGTGGTCAATCCAACTTGCTCGACAGTGCGGTGCCTACCTTTGAGCGGATCATGATCGAGACGGCACTCAAGCACACTGCGGGCCGTCGTCGGGACGCTGCCGTGCTGCTGGGCTGGGGCCGCAACACCTTGACCCGCAAGATCAAGGAACTGGGCATGAAGATCGATGGCGACGAGGATGATGGCGACGAGGCCTGAGGGGCACTCGATCTGACCGCACCACTCAAAAGCAACCCGCCCCAATATCGTGCACAGCTCTAGATCAATGCTTTCAGCCTAGCGAGAGCGTTATGCGCAAAAGCCCCGGATTCCGGGGCTTTTGCGTTTTCATAAGGCAATTTCTACAGAAAAACAAAAATTGGCACGCGCCCTGCAATACCTATTACAAGCAACACCGCTTTAGGGGACCTTGATACAGGCAGGTCAAGACTCCCCACTTTTACACCCGCAGCCTTGATGCCTGTTGCATCAACGCGCACACCGCTTTTGGGGAACCCGGTACAGGCAGGCTGGAATTCCCTCTTTTATTACTCGCGCAGGTTCACCTGCAAACGCCAGCGCCCATCCTGCGGCGCACCGGCCCAGTCGCCTTGCAAGGCACGGGCTGCCACCACCGTCAGCAGCAAACCTGCGTCCGTATCCCGCACCCGCCAGTTCACATTCTTGCCGTTGAGCATTAACTGGCCGTTTTGCGGCTTGCCCTTGGCATCGAACAACACCCCCAGGGTGCCATCGACCAGCTCACCATGCAGCTTGGGCTCATCGCTGAACCACACCACCAACCCGTTCGCCAGCACGTCCACCTGTTGCAGTTCTACCGG is part of the Pseudomonas sp. ML2-2023-3 genome and harbors:
- a CDS encoding cupin domain-containing protein; translated protein: MHPFMALKPLFLTCACLVLLGCKNTPTEVKVEQLLKADKSWDGAAYSYPDAKPEFTVVKITLPANTTLKWHSHPMPNLAYLVSGELMVETEDGIHKTTLKPGQVLPEVVNTSHRGISGKAPVELIVFYAGAPGMALSH
- the ntrC gene encoding nitrogen regulation protein NR(I), with translation MSRSETVWIVDDDRSIRWVLEKALQQEGMTTQSFDSADGVMSRLARQQPDVIISDIRMPGSSGLDLLAKIREQHPRLPVIIMTAHSDLDSAVASYQGGAFEYLPKPFDVDEAVSLVKRANQHAQEQQGLAAPPALARTPEIIGEAPAMQEVFRAIGRLSHSNITVLINGESGTGKELVAHALHRHSPRAASPFIALNMAAIPKDLMESELFGHEKGAFTGAANLRRGRFEQADGGTLFLDEIGDMPADTQTRLLRVLADGEFYRVGGHTPVKVDVRIIAATHQNLETLVQAGKFREDLFHRLNVIRIHIPRLSDRREDIPTLARHFLSSAAQELSVEPKLLKAETEQYLKNLPWPGNVRQLENTCRWITVMASGREVHISDLPPELLNLQQDTSPVTNWEQALRQWADQALGRGQSNLLDSAVPTFERIMIETALKHTAGRRRDAAVLLGWGRNTLTRKIKELGMKIDGDEDDGDEA
- the typA gene encoding translational GTPase TypA; this translates as MIENLRNIAIIAHVDHGKTTLVDKLLRQSGTLERNELNDERVMDSNDQEKERGITILAKNTAINWNGYHINIVDTPGHADFGGEVERVMSMVDSVLLLVDAQDGPMPQTRFVTKKAFEAGLRPIVVINKVDRPGARPDWVLDQIFDLFDNLGATEEQLDFKVVYASALNGIAGLDHTDMAEDMTPLYQSIVDNVPAPKVDRDGPFQMQISALDYNSFLGIIGVGRIARGRVKPNTQVVAIDADGKRRNGRILKLMGHHGLHRIDVDEAAAGDIVCISGFDQLFISDTLCDPLNVEAMKPLTVDEPTVSMTFQVNDSPFCGREGKFVTSRNIKERLDKELLYNVALRVEEGDTADKFKVSGRGELHLSVLIETMRREGFEMGVGRPEVIIRMVDGVKHEPYENVTIDLPEESQGSIMEQIGIRKGDLTNMVPDGKGRVRLEYNIPARGLIGFRNEFLTLTSGAGILTSIFDRYDVMKSGDMSGRQNGVLVSVATGKALTYSLETLQARGKLFLGHGEDVYEGQIVGINSRDNDLGVNPTKGKKLDNMRASGKDETIALVPPIRFTLEQALEFVQEDELCEVTPKSIRLRKKILGESERTRAAKKSGNN
- the thiI gene encoding tRNA uracil 4-sulfurtransferase ThiI, whose protein sequence is MKLIVKVFPEITIKSRPVRMRFVRQLAKNIRAVLRDLDPAVVVTGVWDNIELQTRVSDPKALKEMTERLSCMPGIAHFLQVDEYPLGDFDDVVEKCKLHFGDALAGKIFSVRCKRGGKHPFTSMEIEKYVGSKLRRECGAAGIDLKKPEIEVRFEIRDQRLFVIHSQHDSIGGFPLGSLEQTLVLMSGGFDSTVAAYQIMRRGLMSHFCFFNLGGRAHELGVMEVAHFIWKKYGSSQRVLFVSVPFEEVLGEILGKVDNSHMGVILKRMMLRAATRIAERLEIEVLVTGEAISQVSSQTLPNLSLIDSATDKLVLRPLIASHKQDIIDQAVEIGTADFAKHMPEYCGVISVNPKTHAKRNRVEYEEQQFDMAVLERALERAKMVPIDRVIEELGQDLQVEEVSEVLAGQIVIDIRHPDAQEDQPLELAGIEVQALPFYALNSRFKELDDTRQYLLYCDKGVMSRLHAHHLLSEGHANVRVYRPS
- the glnA gene encoding glutamate--ammonia ligase, whose amino-acid sequence is MSKSVQLIKDHDVKWIDLRFTDTKGTQHHVTMPARDALDENFFTDGKMFDGSSIAGWKGIEASDMILLPDDSTAVLDPFTEQPTLILVCDIIEPSTMQGYDRDPRAIATRAEEYLKSTGIGDTVFVGPEPEFFIFDQVKFKSDISGSMFKIYSEQGSWMSDQDVEGGNKGHRPGVKGGYFPVPPFDHDHEIRTSMCNAMEEMGLVIEVHHHEVATAGQNEIGVQFNTLVKKADEVQTLKYCVHNVADAYGRTATFMPKPLYGDNGSGMHVHMSISKDGKNTFAGEGYAGLSDTALYFIGGIIKHGKALNGFTNPATNSYKRLVPGFEAPVMLAYSARNRSASIRIPYVSSPKARRIEARFPDPAANPYLCFAALMMAGLDGIQNKTHPGDAADKNLYDLPPEEAKEIPQVCGSLKEALEELDKGRAFLTKGGVFSDDFIDAYIALKSEEEIQVRTFVHPLEYELYYSC
- the glnL gene encoding nitrogen regulation protein NR(II), which encodes MTISDALHRLLLDNLTTATLLLNADLRLEYMNPAAEMLLAISGQRSHGQFISELFTESTEALHSLRQAVEQAHPFTKREAMLTSLTGQTLTVDYAVTPILSNGGTMLLLEVHPRDRLLRITKEEAQLSKQETSKMLVRGMAHEIKNPLGGIRGAAQLLARQLPDENLRDYTNVIIEEADRLRNLVDRMLGSNKLPSLSMTNVHEVLERVCSLVEAETQGSITLVRDYDPSLPDLLIDREQMIQAVLNIVRNAMQAIGSQNELRLGRISLRTRAMRQFTIGHVRHRLVTKIEIIDNGPGIPAELQDTLFFPMVSGRPDGTGLGLSITQNIISQHQGLIECESHPGHTLFSIFLPLEQGAAST